In Trichoderma breve strain T069 chromosome 4, whole genome shotgun sequence, the following proteins share a genomic window:
- a CDS encoding steryl acetyl hydrolase domain-containing protein, translating to MILGPVSLIDCLVFCIYLAPQLLYQAGFFPTAAVVIRVIPFLLVTLPIQFVWNRYCRSYASHKSSYLKGSTIFEDVVIRCVRYAFASIPANVGRVFFSKDVALPFLRWRMKRHGFKDFPVYWKEETIGEGDAKVKGIWIKQRGEDEPDIVIYYAHGGGFAMGSSYFYFEFLLAWHSLLVDAGYQNPAIFALDYSLVPDEIYPTQILQTLQGYKHVLEVAKDASKVCVAGDSAGGTLILSMLLEKGMPEGIRPDFAIPRMAMLISPWITLASSLHFPSPVDYLNRGTLWKYGHQYAGDTMIHGGMASPGRCDDVKLWKAASPERGYFITYGGEEVLAPDIENFVGRLGAGKVEIEARRFDGAIHAWPVASLFLSSTRRKRLYGLRTIVGEIRKRFDKAPAGKVKWDGRLSD from the exons atgatccTCGGGCCCGTATCTCTCATCGACTGCCTCGTCTTCTGTATCTACCTCGCCCCACAGCTCCTCTATCAAGCAGGCTTCTTCCCTACCGCAGCCGTCGTCATCAGGGTCATCCCGTTTCTAT TGGTCACGCTTCCTATCCAGTTCGTGTGGAACCGCTATTGCAGGAGCTATGCCTCCCACAAGTCTTCGTACCTCAAAGGCTCTACCATCTTCGAAGATGTCGTGATCCGGTGCGTGCGATATGCATTCGCCAGCATACCAGCCAACGTCGGCAGggtcttcttttccaaggACGTGGCGCTACCTTTTTTGAGATGGCGCATGAAGAGACATGGATTTAAAGACTTTCCAGTCtattggaaagaagaaaccatTGGAGAG GGAGACgccaaggtcaagggcaTCTGGATCAAACAGCGCGGCGAGGATGAGCCAGATATTGTGATTTACTACGCCCATG GCGGCGGGTTTGCCATGGGATCGAGCTACTTCTACTTTGAGTTTCTACTGGCATGGCATAGCCTATTGGTTGATGCCGGGTACCAAAACCctgccatctttgctttGGATTACAGCCTAGTTCCGGATGAGATTTATCCTACGCAGATTCTCCAGACGCTACAGGGCTACAAGCACGTGTTAGAGGTGGCCAAGGATGCCTCCAAGGTGTGTGTTGCTGGAGACTCTGCAGGTGGCACGTTGATCCTCAGCATGCTGCTCGAG AAGGGCATGCCGGAGGGGATTCGACCAGACTTTGCCATACCGCGAATGGCCATGCTCATCTCTCCTTGGATCACGTTAGCTTCGAGCCTCCACTTCCCATCCCCTGTCGACTACTTGAATAGAGGCACCCTCTGGAAGTACGGGCACCAATACGCTGGAGACACAATGATACATGGCGGCATGGCGTCGCCCGGAAGGTGTGACGACGTCAAGCTGTGGAAAGCAGCCAGCCCAGAGCGCGGCTACTTCATCACATACGGCGGAGAAGAGGTCCTGGCACCGGATATCGAGAACTTCGTGGGGCGTCTAGGCGCCGGCAAGGTTGAAATCGAAGCTCGGCGGTTCGACGGTGCGATTCATGCATGGCCCGTGGCGTCGCTTTTCCTGTCCAgcacgaggaggaagcggcTGTACGGGCTGCGGACTATAGTAGGGGAAATTAGAAAACGATTCGATAAAGCACCGGCAGGCAAAGTAAAGTGGGATGGGAGGCTGTCAGATTag
- a CDS encoding tetratricopeptide repeat domain-containing protein: MAPSPTAVGSLLGQVVHYHLDNGSYDNALFFAERYAAQDSRSSEAAYLLSLCHLRLGDHRSAYDVSKPAGYRGVNLGCIWVFAQACLALERFKDGITALDKAKSLWSQKSTMGKHSATTRSAYPDAPAVLCLLGKLYRGYDDKKRAVSSFEEALKLNAFQWDAFKALCDMGVKIRVPNIFKASDSLLQNLGQDLTTLPAPKKSSMRSMASDTTADPFGVSFSAGDMTPMSENMLEPPHAPTRRTRNVQHMDQTLEAPPRMNYRMGSKRNAAPREKSNSQEQPMEPISDAPSAPTGNSRSSVISTTDRKRTLAGHPVSRSTNNEEHATRRSARLIKPSANKTNLATPAPTGPPAGRELKKARPPVSRIVRPGSSGSNNVGKVISGNRNRLEDHTGDGEYGEMGKAQEAPPHPVPKIAEPDTARLEEALRWVMDLMKKLGSGYYFLSQFQCQEAVQALSALPAVHQSSPWVLALMGRAHYEQASYAEAEKYFRRMRAQAPSRLEDMEVYSTILWHLKRETELSFLAHELVDASWHSPQAWCALGNAWSLARDPEQALKCFKRATQLDPKFAYGFTLQGHEHVTNEEYDKALTTYRQAISADKRHYNAYYGIGRVQQRLGAYDKALTHFQAAHLINPNNAVLVTCIGTALEKQKQILPALRAYCKAVELAPRAASTRYKKARALLAVGQIEEAQKELVILKDLAPDEGTVHFLLATLYRSMNEKQEAVRHFTIALALDPKAGPQIKEAIESFEDDIPMDDSLI; encoded by the exons ATGGCGCCAAGTCCGACTGCCGTCGGGAGCCTTCTGGGGCAGGTGGTTCATTATCACCTCGACAACGGCTCATACGACAATGCACTCTTCTTTGCCGAACGATACGCAGCGCAAGATTCTCGATCAAGTGAAGCCGCCTACCTCCTGTCACTATGTCATCTCCGACTTGGCGACCACCGATCCGCCTACGACGTCAGCAAGCCGGCGGGATATCGCGGCGTAAACTTGGGCTGCATTTGGGTCTTTGCCCAAGCCTGCTTGGCGCTAGAGCGATTCAAGGACGGCATCACAGCTTTGGATAAGGCTAAAAGCTTGTGGTCGCAGAAAAGCACCATGGGCAAGCACAGCGCGACCACTCGATCTGCGTATCCCGACGCTCCTGCGGTTCTTTGCCTGCTGGGGAAACTTTACCGCGGCTACGACGATAAAAAGAGAGCCGTGAGCTCTTTCGAGGAGGCGTTGAAGCTGAACGCCTTCCAATGGGACGCCTTCAAGGCTTTATGCGACATGGGCGTCAAGATCCGAGTGCccaacatcttcaaagcCAGCGACAGCCTATTACAGAACCTCGGCCAGGACTTGACTACGTTG CCTGCTCCGAAAAAATCATCTATGAGATCTATGGCATCTGACACGACCGCTGATCCGTTCGGCGTCAGCTTTTCCGCCGGAGATATGACGCCCATGTCTGAGAACATGTTG GAACCACCCCATGCGCCCACAAGGAGGACCCGAAACGTCCAGCACATGGACCAGACGCTCGAGGCACCGCCACGAATGAACTATCGAATGGGATCGAAACGAAACGCTGCCCCGCGGGAGAAGAGCAACAGCCAAGAGCAGCCGATGGAGCCCATCTCAGATGCCCCCAGCGCTCCTACCGGCAACTCGCGATCCAGCGTCATTTCGACAACTGATAGGAAACGAACGCTCGCCGGCCATCCGGTATCACGATCAACCAACAACGAGGAGCATGCAACCAGACGAAGTGCCCGATTGATAAAGCCGTCGGCCAACAAGACGAACTTGGCAACACCAGCTCCTACAGGGCCCCCTGCTGGACGAGAGTTGAAAAAGGCTAGACCCCCGGTCTCTCGAATCGTTCGGCCGGGTTCTAGTGGCTCCAACAACGTCGGGAAGGTTATTAGCGGGAACCGAAACAGGCTGGAAGACCACACCGGTGACGGAGAATACGGAGAGATGGGCAAGGCTCAGGAGGCCCCGCCTCATCCGGTCCCCAAGATTGCAGAGCCTGATACGGCAAGGCTCGAAGAGGCTTTGAGATGGGTAATGgatctgatgaagaagctgggaaGCGGGTACTATTTCCTGTCCCAGTTCCAATGCCAAGAGGCTGTACAGGCGTTGAGTGCATTACCTGCAGTTCATCAAAGCTCGCCCTGGGTTCTGGCGCTGATGGGACGTGCTCACTACGAGCAGGCATCAtacgccgaggccgagaagtACTTCCGGAGAATGCGAGCTCAGGCTCCGTCACGGCTGGAAGATATGGAGGTATATTCTACCATTCTCTGGCACCTGAAGCGGGAGACGGagctctccttcttggctcaCGAGCTCGTGGATGCCTCATGGCACTCCCCTCAGGCGTGGTGTGCCTTGGGCAACGCCTGGTCTCTTGCACGAGACCCTGAACAGGCCCTCAAGTGCTTCAAGAGGGCTACGCAGCTGGATCCAAAGTTTGCATACGGCTTCACGCTGCAGGGACACGAGCATGTAACCAACGAAGAATACGACAAGGCCCTCACGACCTATCGCCAGGCGATATCGGCAGACAAGAGACATTACAACGCTTACTACGGCATCGGGAGAGTCCAACAGCGCCTGGGCGCTTACGACAAGGCGCTCACGCACTTCCAGGCCGCCCATCTCATCAACCCCAACAACGCAGTTCTAGTGACGTGTATTGGAACGGCACTtgagaagcaaaagcaaatcTTACCCGCCCTGCGTGCCTACTgcaaggctgttgagcttgcCCCTCGCGCTGCTTCGACACGGTACAAGAAAGCACGAGCTCTCCTTGCGGTTGGGCAGATTGAGGAAGCACAGAAGGAGCTTGTTATCCTCAAGGATCTAGCTCCCGACGAAGGCACAGTGCACTTTCTTCTTGCGACGCTGTACAGGAGTATGAATGAGAAGCAGGAGGCGGTCCGCCACTTTACTATTGCTTTGGCATTGGATCCAAAG GCTGGTCCGCAGATTAAGGAGGCGATTGAGAGTTTTGAGGACGATATACCAATGGACGACTCACTGATTTGA
- a CDS encoding phosphatidylinositol 3- and 4-kinase domain-containing protein produces the protein MSWDLLQRFLESDVFNANPFLSVSYLSRYADHVGIHYVLCNKLRQFPYEDIEFFLPQLCHLIISVDNESMALEEFLLDLCEESVTAALLTFWLFQTYLHDLSSNPQSNAFQTCRRVYNKVQHIVFGLADTARHHKIKENVLPVTVLSSFVLASVALPMIPRWAGPLAVAQARKPQPITEDNSDGSETPKPTAKASSTKPTRANTVTSPISKSRRAKEPLSPSASDNSLDSRPSTRRVNSQAPASRSPLNPDSKRPSALEMKSLEARLSTASLPLPSPRGPSRPATPVSAGINARPTDAQKSQLLRQHYFRSQTQFLSALEGISNRLVAVPKPARMSALRAELALIGRDLPAEIDIPIICPPTLIDGAPGKSRHHRIVRLNPAEATVLNSAEKVPYLLMIEVLREDFSFDPEVPDNQRLLTSLLGGSGPSKRLFDLSSEIPRVAQVVPPPEPIIDSVFEPTSGDLGSSPLLKAFDDDPSSLGYHSKHSTDQRFSSGATTASTTLDAITPRTSGPYSSRSPSPGSRRRMTLNMARADQPDFSALATHMRTASQMLAQLEATSGKRPKHEVAAIRAKIIASMQSLEEQSFDADEHGPTFDTIMAKASTASAIQAIDPDLDEEEAAPIDPNINASAGRERMENDIKTGGVQRRGDRDDPSAAVFGEAWEAKKERIRKSSPYGWMKNWDLVSVIVKTGADLRQEAFACQLINVCHKIWVDAKVDVWVKLMRILVTGESSGLIETIANGVSLHSLKRSLTLASIEAGNNPRHRIATLKDHFIKAFGQPDSKPYKAGLEAFKRSLAAYSIISYVLQLKDRHNGNVLIDSEGHIIHIDFGFMLSNSPGSVGFEAAPFKLTHEYVDVLGGVGSQDFEDYKKLCKQAFQALRRSADYIIDLVAMMGRDSKMPCFAVGVTHATTTLRQRFQLHLSADEAENFVETDLIAKSYGSYYTRLYDTFQYRTQGIY, from the exons ATGTCGTGGGACTTGCTGCAGCGATTCCTCGAATCCGACGTCTTCAATGCGAATCCCTTCCTCTCCGTCTCCTACCTGTC CCGCTATGCCGACCATGTAGGCATTCACTATGTGCTGTGCAACAAGCTGCGACAGTTCCCCTACGAGGACATCGAGTTCTTCCTGCCGCAGCTATGCCACCTCATCATAAGCGTCGACAACGAGTCAATGGCTCTGGAGGAGTTCTTGTTGGATTTATGCGAGGAGTCTGTGACCGCCGCATTGTTG ACGTTTTGGCTCTTCCAGACATATCTGCATGATCTGTCGTCGAATCCGCAGTCTAATGCCTTTCAGACATGTCGTCGAGTCTACAACAAGGTGCAGCACATCGTGTTTGGACTTGCAGACACTGCGCGGCACCACAAGATCAAGGAAAACGTCCTGCCCGTCACGGTGCTCTCCAGCTTTGTCCTTGCGAGTGTGGCCCTGCCAATGATACCGAGATGGGCCGGCCCCCTTGCTGTCGCGCAGGCTCGAAAGCCGCAACCCATCACAGAGGATAATTCGGACGGAAGCGAAACTCCAAAGCCCACGGCAAAGGCTTCCTCGACAAAGCCCACGAGGGCAAACACCGTCACCAGTCCAATCTCGAAATCCCGGCGGGCCAAGGAGCCGTTATCCCCGAGCGCATCCGATAACAGCCTGGACAGCCGACCATCAACACGACGAGTTAATTCCCAAGCACCAGCCTCTCGTTCACCGTTGAACCCGGACTCGAAAAGACCGTCTGCCCTGGAGATGAAATCCCTGGAAGCGAGACTCAGCACCGCATCTCTACCTCTACCATCCCCAAGAGGCCCATCTCGACCAGCAACTCCCGTTTCTGCGGGGATAAACGCAAGGCCTACAGATG CCCAGAAATCACAGCTCCTGAGGCAACATTACTTCAGATCACAAACTCAATTCTTGTCCGCGCTTGAAGGCATCTCCAACCGACTGGTCGCCGTGCCGAAACCCGCCCGTATGAGCGCTCTGCGAGCTGAGTTGGCCCTGATTGGAAGAGACTTACCAGCCGAGATCGATATCCCCATCATTTGCCCGCCGACCCTGATTGACGGGGCGCCGGGCAAGAGTCGCCATCATCGAATCGTACGGCTCAATCCCGCCGAGGCAACGGTCCTGAACAGCGCTGAGAAGGTGCCATATTTACTAATGATCGAGGTACTGAGAGAGGACTTTAGCTTTGATCCCGAGGTTCCGGATAACCAGCGGCTGTTGACCAGtctccttggcggcagcgggcCCTCAAAAAGACTTTTTGACCTCTCTTCAGAGATACCTAGGGTCGCTCAGGTCGTTCCGCCTCCCGAGCCAATCATAGACAGCGTGTTCGAACCAACTTCTGGTGATTTGGGAAGCTCGCCTCTCCTCAAGGCTTTCGATGACGACCCTTCGTCTCTCGGCTACCACTCAAAGCACTCTACTGACCAACGATTCTCTAGCGGAGCAACAACCGCATCTACAACACTGGATGCCATTACACCACGGACCTCAGGGCCGTACTCTTCTAGATCTCCCAGTCCTGGCTCTAGGCGACGGATGACACTCAACATGGCTCGCGCCGACCAGCCAGATTTCTCAGCATTGGCTACACACATGAGGACAGCGTCGCAGATGCTGGCTCAGCTCGAGGCCACGAGCGGCAAACGACCAAAACACGAAGTGGCTGCGATTCGAGCCAAGATCATTGCGAGCATGCAAAGCCTCGAGGAGCAGAGCTTTGACGCAGATGAGCACGGCCCTACATTTGacaccatcatggccaaggccagcacaGCCAGCGCCATACAAGCCATAGACCCGGATctggacgaagaagaggcggcacCAATTGACCCCAATATCAACGCCAGTGCGGGCAGAGAAAGGATGGAGAACGACATCAAGACGGGAGGCGTCCAGCGTCGTGGTGATCGCGACGACCCTAGTGCGGCTGTCTTTGGAGAAGCCtgggaggccaagaaggagcgAATTCGCAAATCGTCGCCCTACGGATGGATGAAGAACTGGGATCTCGTGAGCGTCATTGTAAAGACGGGTGCCGATTTGCGGCAAGAGGCTTTCGCAtgccagctcatcaatgtcTGTCACAAGATTTGGGTGGACGCAAAGGTGGACGTCTGGGTCAAGTTGATGCGCATTCTCGTAACCGGAGAGTCGTCTGGCCTCATTGAAACGATTGCCAACGGTGTGTCCCTGCACTCGCTCAAGCGAAGTCTTACGCTCGCATCGATTGAGGCTGGAAATAACCCCCGGCATCGAATTGCCACGCTAAAGGACCACTTCATCAAGGCTTTTGGCCAGCCTGACAGCAAGCCCTACAAGGCTGGTCTCGAGGCGTTCAAACGTTCATTAGCGGCatacagcatcatctctTACGTCCTACAGCTTAAAGATCGGCATAACGGCAACGTGCTGATTGACAGCGAGGGCCACATTATTCACATCGACTTTGGATTCATGCTCTCCAACTCGCCCGGATCGGTTGGATTCGAAGCTGCGCCTTTCAAGCTCACACACGAGTACGTAGATGTCCTTGGAGGCGTGGGCTCACAAGACTTTGAAGATTACAAGAAGTTGTGTAAACAAGCTTTTCAGG CCCTTCGACGGTCAGCGGACTACATCATCGACCTcgtggccatgatgggccGGGATTCGAAAATGCCCTGCTTCGCCGTCGGCGTCACGCATGCCACGACGACCCTCCGCCAGCGCTTCCAGCTGCATCTCAGTGCCGACGAGGCGGAGAACTTTGTTGAGACGGACTTGATTGCCAAGTCGTACGGCAGTTATTACACGCGATT GTATGATACTTTCCAATATCGCACTCAGGGTATATACTAG
- a CDS encoding histone-like transcription factor (CBF/NF-Y) and archaeal histone domain-containing protein, giving the protein MSAEETSNYAPRSPDLSSFFSGSPTQAAPQQLQESASHSQAGYKIQPPADHFGAIRTDTSSYYVPPPYGAYPQTPVATPTGQPKHEPYFPPPTRPQRAQGFEAQNQNAAPPVSYRPDERVFRPSLPPLSTSDDPYQSFGSAGLPSSSSSDMPPRKVVAPPPPTPAVEPSPVRTKFPTARIKRIMQADEEVGKVAQQTPIAVGKALELFMIQLVTKSADVAKDKGSKRVTASMLKQVVEADEQWDFLREIVGRVENEKEGSKSKAKAESETDEEMMEEPKKRGRGGRRKKVQ; this is encoded by the coding sequence atGTCGGCCGAAGAAACGTCGAATTACGCGCCACGGTCGCCGGACCTGTCGTCGTTTTTCTCGGGCAGCCCCACCCAGGCCGCACCTCAGCAACTCCAAGAGTCAGCAAGCCACAGCCAGGCTGGATATAAAATACAGCCTCCCGCCGACCACTTTGGAGCCATACGAACCGACACTTCCTCCTACTACGTACCTCCCCCCTACGGCGCCTATCCCCAAACCCCTGTAGCGACACCCACCGGCCAGCCTAAACACGAACCCTATTTCCCGCCGCCAACTCGACCCCAGCGAGCGCAAGGCTTCGAGGCTCAGAATCAAAACGCCGCACCTCCCGTATCGTACAGGCCTGACGAACGGGTTTTCAGACCTTCGCTGCCTCCATTATCCACGTCGGACGACCCCTACCAATCTTTTGGAAGCGCTGGCCTgccatcgtcctcatcttcagaCATGCCGCCACGAAAGGTAGTGGCGCCTCCGCCCCCTACCCCAGCCGTCGAGCCGTCTCCTGTCCGGACAAAATTCCCGACGGCCCGGATCAAGCGGATTATGCAGGCCGACGAGGAGGTAGGCAAGGTCGCTCAGCAAACGCCCATTGCTGTGGGCAAGGCATTAGAGCTGTTTATGATCCAGCTCGTCACAAAGAGCGCAGATGttgccaaggacaagggtTCTAAGAGAGTGACGGCGTCCATGTTGAAGcaggtggtggaggcggaCGAGCAGTGGGACTTTCTTAGAGAGATTGTCGGCCGCGTCGAGAACGAGAAGGAGGGTagcaagtccaaggccaaggccgagagCGAAACCGAcgaagagatgatggaggaaCCCAAGAAGCGAGGCAGAGGTGGCCGTCGTAAGAAGGTACAATGA
- a CDS encoding mitochondrial ribosomal protein l31 domain-containing protein encodes MFGPFRATNPLSGGLLWKIPWRLSKFQKRRHRLRLRAVDSVVATLDAALAKKGQTLEAIERWKAEMPVEEEMLPRDKYTMFDRKEKKYRKGIHKLPKWTRVSQRVNPPGY; translated from the exons ATGTTCGGCCCATTCCGCGCTACGAACCCGCTGTCGGGAGGCCTCTTGTGGAAGATCCCATGGCGACTGTCGAAATTCCAGAAGAGGCGGCAcaggctgcggctgcgggcCGTGGACAGCGTCGTGGCCACGCTGGACGCAGcgctggcgaagaagggccAGACGctcgaggccattgagcgGTGGAAGGCCGAGATgccggtggaggaggagatgctgCCGAGGGACAAGTACACCATGTTTGACcggaaggagaagaagtacCGCAAGGGCATTCACA AATTGCCAAAGTGGACGAGAGTTTCACAGAGAGTCAACCCTCCTGGATACTAA
- a CDS encoding centromere kinetochore component CENP-T histone fold domain-containing protein yields MTGRGKGGKGLGKGGAKRHRKILRDNIQGITKPAIRRLARRGGVKRISAMIYEETRGVLKSFLEGVIRDAVTYTEHAKRKTVTSLDVVYALKRQGRTLYGFGG; encoded by the exons ATGACTGGCC GTGGAAAGGGTGGCAAGGGCCTCGGCAAGGGCGGTGCCAAGCGTCACCGAAAGATTCTTCGTGACAACATTCAGGGCATCACCAAGCCTGCTATCCGACGTCTCGCTCGTCGTGGTGGTGTCAAGCGTATCTCTGCCA TGATCTACGAGGAGACCCGCGGTGTTCTCAAGTCCTTCCTCGAGGGCGTCATCCGCGATGCCGTCACCTACACTGAGCACGCCAAGCGCAAGACCGTCACCTCGCTGGACGTTGTCTACGCTCTCAAGCGACAGGGCCGCACCCTCTACGGTTTCGGTGGTTAG
- a CDS encoding RNA recognition motif domain-containing protein, which yields MRGEVRSTVERLDRPSAYYLSRNKRRRDRDDNAEEPAEPAVDPLANATTLYVGNLSFYTTEEQVYELFSKCGEIKRLVMGLDRFNKTPCGFCFVEYYTHQDALDCMKYIGGTKLDERIIRTDLDPGFEEGRQYGRGKSGGQVRDEYREDFDEGRGGVGRALQGEKSRYDD from the exons ATGCGCGGCGAAGTTCGAAGCACCGTCGAGCGCCTCGACAGACCGAGCGCATACTATCTCAGCAGA AACAAGCGCAGACGCGACCGCGACGACAATGCAGAGGAACCTGCAGAACCCGCTGTTGATCCCCTCGCAAACGCGACGACGCTCTACGTCGGCAACCT CTCCTTTTACACCACAGAAGAGCAAGTCTACGAGCTCTTTTCCAAGTGCGGCGAAATCAAGCGTCTCGTCATGGGCCTCGACCGATTCAACAAGACCCCCtgcggcttctgcttcgTCGAATACTACACCCACCAGGACGCCCTGGACTGCATGAAGTACATTGGCGGCACAAAACTAGACGAGCGCATCATCCGAACAGACTTGGACCCGGGGTTCGAGGAGGGCAGGCAGTATGGCCGAGGCAAGTCGGGCGGCCAGGTCCGAGACGAGTACCGGGAGGACTTTGACGAGGGCCGAGGAGGCGTGGGCAGAGCGCTGCAGGGCGAGAAGTCGAGATATGACGATTAG